In Aricia agestis chromosome 16, ilAriAges1.1, whole genome shotgun sequence, one genomic interval encodes:
- the LOC121734936 gene encoding NEDD8-activating enzyme E1 regulatory subunit translates to MASPSPKSPEQSEKTKQYDRQLRLWGDHGQAALEKAHICLINATALGTEILKSIVLPGIGAITIVDHNIVSDEDIGSNFFLECTSKGQNRGTESLRLILELNPAVQGHAVQEHPEQILQENPDFFKSFTVVIGTALEEKTIRLLAQHLWDINVPFVLCKSVGFLGSFRIQIKEHAIIETHPENEQTDLRLDVPFPALSEYLDSVDIEAVDLKDHGHIPWIVILNHAVQKWQLTNDRWPMSRKEKNEIKSIIDEFIRKDENGIPINEENFEEAKRAVNTSLVPTFLPVKIQDLIYSSSAINLKKDSSPFWIMCSALKEFIEAEGKGKLPLKGVLPDMTASTESYVKLQNIYRNQAAMEAEIVYRKVQEIVSQLHCENISEADVKLFCRHAHDLHIIKGSNIAAEYQLDNNVISYIAKHLEEPDVMMVHYILLRAAEMFRSEHCRSPGEWESEGDIAKLKTCVSKLLSDIACSPFSKDDHIHEMCRYGGAEIHSVSAFVGACVAHEVIKIATKQYKPVNNTFIFDGASTNSAAFTF, encoded by the coding sequence ATGGCATCTCCTTCTCCTAAATCTCCAGAACAAAGTGAGAAGACTAAGCAGTATGACCGGCAACTTCGATTGTGGGGAGATCACGGACAGGCGGCCCTAGAAAAGGCtcatatttgtttaataaatgcGACAGCACTGGGCACAGAAATATTAAAATCTATCGTCCTTCCCGGTATTGGAGCAATCACTATTGTGGACCACAATATTGTAAGTGATGAAGACATTGGAAGCAATTTCTTTTTAGAATGTACTAGTAAAGGACAGAACAGAGGAACTGAAAGTTTACGCCTTATTTTAGAATTAAATCCTGCTGTGCAAGGTCATGCTGTACAGGAACATCCAGAGCAAATATTGCAGGAAAATCCCGATTTCTTTAAATCATTTACAGTGGTTATAGGGACAGCACTCGAAGAAAAAACGATTAGACTTTTGGCTCAACATTTGTGGGACATTAATGTCCCTTTTGTTCTTTGTAAATCAGTTGGTTTTCTTGGATCTTTTAGGATTCAAATAAAAGAACATGCAATCATAGAAACACACCCGGAAAATGAACAAACTGATTTGCGGCTAGATGTTCCATTTCCAGCTTTATCAGAATATTTAGACAGTGTTGACATAGAAGCTGTTGATTTAAAAGATCATGGTCACATCCCGTGGattgtaattttaaatcatGCTGTACAAAAGTGGCAATTAACCAATGATAGATGGCCCATGAGCAGAAAGGAGAAAAATGAAATCAAAAGTATTATTGATGAGTTTATAAGGAAGGATGAGAATGGTATACCAATTAATGAAGAAAATTTTGAGGAAGCAAAAAGAGCTGTGAATACTTCTTTAGTCCCCACTTTCTTGCCTGTTAAAATTCAAGATCTGATTTACAGTAGTTCAgcaataaatttaaagaaagacAGTTCTCCATTTTGGATAATGTGTTCAGCGTTGAAGGAGTTTATAGAAGCAGAGGGAAAAGGGAAGCTACCTCTAAAAGGAGTTTTACCCGACATGACGGCATCTACTGAGTCCTACgtgaaactacaaaatatatatcgCAACCAAGCTGCTATGGAGGCTGAAATAGTCTACCGTAAAGTTCAGGAAATTGTCTCACAACTACATTGTGAGAATATAAGTGAAGCCGATGTAAAACTTTTCTGTAGACATGCTCATGATCTCCATATTATAAAGGGTAGTAATATAGCTGCTGAATATCAGCTCGACAACAATGTGATATCATACATAGCTAAACATCTGGAGGAACCAGATGTAATGATGGTTCATTATATCTTATTACGGGCGGCAGAAATGTTTCGTTCCGAACATTGTCGGTCTCCAGGAGAGTGGGAATCAGAGGGAGATATAGCTAAACTTAAAACATGTGTGTCAAAATTACTTAGTGATATTGCCTGCTCTCCCTTCTCGAAAGACGACCATATACATGAAATGTGTAGATATGGTGGTGCAGAGATTCATAGTGTTTCAGCATTTGTTGGTGCGTGTGTTGCTCATGaagtaataaaaatagcaacaaaacaGTATAAGCCTGTGAACAACACTTTTATATTTGATGGAGCCTCTacaaattctgctgcattcacattttag
- the LOC121734940 gene encoding transmembrane protein 185B isoform X1, translated as MCMEMNLQTLFQDFNPSKFVVHTCLLVFTALLALKFDETISWSFWAVFTPIWIWKFLVVLGATVGTYVWWQYPHFRLEGEAYIHYKAMLISLAIHLILLMFELLVCDQLTTSNHFWILVFIPLIFISIVSIAICIWCVKHDRSYELELFCAVNILQFIFLALRLDKIITWEWEVVFVPLWILMCLSLVGEWVLYSIVFAGILLRAPEANIQQRRNSFNSALAYTFTVIPILVFQVLLTNKLDDPDHSKTSYLVVVSPLFVTYATLIIMSFSSKGGNKWWFGIRKDFCQFLLSVFPLLQEYANIAYNNNNVNRGSTGLGEAQEPYRDEETDKKGKEGKKSNKNQKKNEAMKPVVPMTSIDMPD; from the exons atgtGTATGGAAATGAATTTACAAACGTTATTCCAAGACTTTAATCCAAG CAAATTCGTTGTACACACTTGTTTGCTAGTATTCACTGCTCTCTTGGCCTTAAAGTTCGATGAGACTATTTCATGGTCGTTTTGGGCCGTGTTCACGCCAATATGGATTTGGAAGTTCCTGGTTGTTCTCGGTGCTACTGTGGGCACATATGTTTGGTGGCAGTATCCACATTTCAG gtTGGAAGGTGAAGCATACATACACTATAAGGCGATGTTGATTAGTCTCGCAATCCATCTAATATTGCTAATGTTTGAGCTGCTTGTGTGTGACCAGTTGACCACGAGCAACCATTTTTGGATACTAGTCTTCATACCGTTGATCTTTATAAGCATAGTTTCAATCGCTATCTGTATATGGTGTGTCAAACACGACCGCAGCTATGAG TTGGAGTTGTTCTGTGCTGTCAACATACTTCAGTTTATATTCTTGGCGCTAAGGCTAGACAAAATAATAACTTGGGAATGGGAAGTGGTGTTTGTTCCGCTGTGGATACTGATGTGCCTCAGCCTTGTAGGTGAGT gGGTGCTTTATAGTATAGTGTTTGCTGGAATTCTGTTGAGGGCGCCCGAAGCTAACATACAGCAAAGGAGAAATAGTTTTAACTCTGCCTTGGCATATACTTTTACAGTTATACCAATATTGGTATTCCAG GTGTTGTTGACTAACAAACTTGATGATCCAGACCACTCCAAAACTTCGTATTTGGTAGTAGTGAGCCCACTCTTCGTGACATATGCGACACTTATAATCATGTCCTTTAGTTCGAAAGGTGGAAATAAAT GGTGGTTCGGTATAAGAAAAGATTTCTGCCAATTCCTACTATCAGTGTTTCCATTGTTGCAAGAGTATGCGAACATAGCTTACAACAATAACAATGTGAATCGTGGTTCTACCGGGCTCGGAGAAGCCCAAGAACCCTACAGAGACGAAGAAACAGACAAGAAAGGTAAAGAAGGAAAGAAATCCAATAAGAACCAAAAGAAGAACGAAGCAATGAAACCAGTTGTGCCTATGACGAGTATAGATATGCCAGATTGA
- the LOC121734940 gene encoding transmembrane protein 185B isoform X2 yields MCMEMNLQTLFQDFNPSKFVVHTCLLVFTALLALKFDETISWSFWAVFTPIWIWKFLVVLGATVGTYVWWQYPHFRLEGEAYIHYKAMLISLAIHLILLMFELLVCDQLTTSNHFWILVFIPLIFISIVSIAICIWCVKHDRSYELELFCAVNILQFIFLALRLDKIITWEWEVVFVPLWILMCLSLVGVLYSIVFAGILLRAPEANIQQRRNSFNSALAYTFTVIPILVFQVLLTNKLDDPDHSKTSYLVVVSPLFVTYATLIIMSFSSKGGNKWWFGIRKDFCQFLLSVFPLLQEYANIAYNNNNVNRGSTGLGEAQEPYRDEETDKKGKEGKKSNKNQKKNEAMKPVVPMTSIDMPD; encoded by the exons atgtGTATGGAAATGAATTTACAAACGTTATTCCAAGACTTTAATCCAAG CAAATTCGTTGTACACACTTGTTTGCTAGTATTCACTGCTCTCTTGGCCTTAAAGTTCGATGAGACTATTTCATGGTCGTTTTGGGCCGTGTTCACGCCAATATGGATTTGGAAGTTCCTGGTTGTTCTCGGTGCTACTGTGGGCACATATGTTTGGTGGCAGTATCCACATTTCAG gtTGGAAGGTGAAGCATACATACACTATAAGGCGATGTTGATTAGTCTCGCAATCCATCTAATATTGCTAATGTTTGAGCTGCTTGTGTGTGACCAGTTGACCACGAGCAACCATTTTTGGATACTAGTCTTCATACCGTTGATCTTTATAAGCATAGTTTCAATCGCTATCTGTATATGGTGTGTCAAACACGACCGCAGCTATGAG TTGGAGTTGTTCTGTGCTGTCAACATACTTCAGTTTATATTCTTGGCGCTAAGGCTAGACAAAATAATAACTTGGGAATGGGAAGTGGTGTTTGTTCCGCTGTGGATACTGATGTGCCTCAGCCTTGTAG gGGTGCTTTATAGTATAGTGTTTGCTGGAATTCTGTTGAGGGCGCCCGAAGCTAACATACAGCAAAGGAGAAATAGTTTTAACTCTGCCTTGGCATATACTTTTACAGTTATACCAATATTGGTATTCCAG GTGTTGTTGACTAACAAACTTGATGATCCAGACCACTCCAAAACTTCGTATTTGGTAGTAGTGAGCCCACTCTTCGTGACATATGCGACACTTATAATCATGTCCTTTAGTTCGAAAGGTGGAAATAAAT GGTGGTTCGGTATAAGAAAAGATTTCTGCCAATTCCTACTATCAGTGTTTCCATTGTTGCAAGAGTATGCGAACATAGCTTACAACAATAACAATGTGAATCGTGGTTCTACCGGGCTCGGAGAAGCCCAAGAACCCTACAGAGACGAAGAAACAGACAAGAAAGGTAAAGAAGGAAAGAAATCCAATAAGAACCAAAAGAAGAACGAAGCAATGAAACCAGTTGTGCCTATGACGAGTATAGATATGCCAGATTGA
- the LOC121734935 gene encoding uncharacterized protein LOC121734935: MTSKVSSKKWISEETPDEEELFNHCSEMEIVCFAITKVILAADSKWNGNMSKKYEHSLTNRKYIMDLVNIQVLDQIIEYLSKVVKSFYKLHPRLARLKKDEGLILSKHDRVYDKLCSRRFVMLQAINSLITTILSACLHREDSRKMMESCLSLVGIYNDLLGCSHKKFVAKFNTCSNTYPSTISETRPITMTKIVQVLSKSRTETNCRRLIACLVTMYRPDDDTDTASADSLEIYQTLTKHITPPTSSIPRRTEDQDIVKNRKCKMKQAQSLIDIKNCQKILEESRQNSDSEVPYTSLLSAGGILDNILNSEENVNEILQSEEIFIEILLDTVANMTPALLGPKGVKKLKSGQVHASRKSAQKVTEYYQNLLWGDVGSCLEHIVLWWSSYPLAMRSPQACQNLRQWLFTTFNDKNTPDLVLSSLRILADALGCHVTSTSWDKLFGATLTTNLNVCSLKQYPDLSINVTHVTQSGANFAVMLQDLVTLNNHCEVTWDYILGAPLEDLPIVEQIPILHRLDHSIHTYRLWTLAESRRLVSNWCMDDFFRVTQNDMTVCAEQIANLRFADHTATIEAGKIGEHENVCAKMREKLVSEVKTNIEKLKGATDEITAVVSSVCATTSLAHLTMVFPSNADWRKVTRPPSVVHSAYVRDFLEKMLYPVIKATEDITTLNMILRITCESWLHHIYVAKVKFTKDAAVQLLADFNEVRVWINECKSLTPAAKKQMLQNEVLRRCEGVGRLLLHAPGDLISMQESTMQSAKIRKDDSDTPEQLMPAEMYVPNQKQWLTLRAGKLKGAVAFTLCCLVL; this comes from the exons ATGACATCCAAAGTGAGTAGCAAAAAATGGATAAGCGAAGAAACTCCAGATGAAGAGGAATTGTTTAATCACTGCTCTGAAATGGAGATAGTCTGTTTTGCCATAACTAAAGTTATACTAGCCGCAGATAGCAAATGGAATGGCAATATGAGTAAGAAGTACGAGCACTCGTTGACAAATCGTAAATATATTATGGATCTAGTTAATATAcag GTATTGGACCAAATAATAGAGTATTTATCGAAGGTTGTTAAATCTTTTTATAAGTTGCACCCGAGATTGGCGAGACTGAAGAAAGATGAGGGTTTAATATTGAGTAAGCACGACAGAGTTTACGATAAGCTGTGTAGTAGGAGATTTGTAATGCTGCAAGCTATTAACAGTCTCATAACTACTATCCTGTCGGCGTGCCTGCATAGAGAAGATTCGAGGAAAATGATGGAATCTTGTTTAAG TTTGGTGGGCATCTACAACGACCTACTCGGCTGTAGTCATAAAAAGTTCGTGGCGAAATTCAACACATGTAGCAACACTTACCCGAGCACTATAAGCGAAACCAGACCTATTACTATGACTAAAATTGTACAA GTGCTGTCAAAAAGTCGCACGGAGACGAACTGTCGTCGTCTGATCGCGTGCCTGGTGACGATGTACCGACCGGACGACGACACAGACACCGCCAGCGCTGACAGCCTCGAGATATACCA AACCTTAACGAAGCACATAACTCCACCCACTTCATCTATACCCCGACGCACCGAGGACCAAGATATAGTCAAAAATAGAAAATGCAAAATGAAACAGGCACAGAGCCTCATAGACATAAAGAACTGCCAGAAGATTCTAGAAGAAAGCCGACAGAACTCCGACTCGGAGGTGCCTTATACGTCGCTGCTGAGCGCTGGAGGCATTCTGGATAACATATTGAATAGTGAAG AAAACGTCAACGAAATTCTCCAAAGTGAAGAAATATTCATCGAGATCCTATTAGACACTGTAGCAAATATGACACCAGCCTTATTGGGTCCTAAAGGGGTCAAAAAACTAAAGTcag GCCAAGTACACGCTAGTAGGAAGTCAGCTCAGAAAGTGACGGAGTATTACCAGAACTTACTGTGGGGAGATGTTGGCAGCTGCCTAGAACACATCGTCCTTTGGTGGTCTTCCTATCCCCTTGCTATGAG ATCACCTCAGGCGTGCCAAAACCTTAGACAGTGGTTATTTACTACATTCAACGACAAAA ACACTCCCGACCTAGTGCTGTCGTCGCTCAGGATACTGGCTGACGCATTAGGGTGCCACGTCACTTCTACATCGTGGGACAAACTTTTTGG gGCAACACTGACAACAAACTTGAACGTGTGTTCTCTGAAACAGTACCCTGATCTCTCAATAAACGTTACACAC GTGACACAATCGGGTGCTAACTTTGCAGTAATGCTCCAAGACTTAGTGACTCTCAACAACCACTGCGAAGTGACATGGGACTACATACTCGGGGCGCCGCTTGAGGACCTACCTATAGTGGAGCAGATTCCTATATTACATAGACTAG ACCACTCTATCCACACATACCGTCTATGGACCCTGGCGGAGTCACGTCGGCTGGTCAGCAACTGGTGTATGGACGACTTCTTCCGAGTGACACAAAATGATATGACTGTGTGTGCGGAGCAAATAGCGAACTTGCGCTTCGCGGATCATACTGCTACTATTGAGGCTG GTAAAATTGGTGAACATGAAAACGTTTGTGCGAAAATGAGAGAGAAGCTTGTGTCTGAAGTTAAAACTAACATTGAGAAATTAAAA GGAGCAACAGACGAGATCACCGCGGTGGTATCATCAGTGTGCGCGACCACCAGTCTGGCTCACCTGACCATGGTTTTCCCTAGTAACGCTGACTGGAGGAAAGTCACTCGGCCCCCTAGTGTGGTACATTCCGCGTATGTTAGAGACTTTCTGG AGAAGATGTTGTATCCTGTTATCAAAGCGACAGAAGATATCACAACTCTGAACATGATATTGAGGATTACATGCGAGTCCTGGCTACACCACATATACGTCGCTAAAGTCAAGTTTAC AAAGGATGCGGCAGTCCAACTCCTGGCGGATTTCAACGAAGTGCGGGTCTGGATCAACGAGTGCAAATCCCTCACACCCGCTGCCAAAAAACAGATGCTACAGAATGAAGTACTCAG gcGCTGCGAGGGCGTCGGAAGATTGTTACTGCACGCGCCGGGAGATCTCATATCCATGCAAGAATCCACTATGCAGTCCGCCAAAATAAGAAAAGACG ATAGCGATACGCCCGAGCAACTAATGCCAGCGGAGATGTACGTCCCAAATCAGAAACAATGGCTGACTCTACGCGCCGGAAAATTAAAGGGTGCAGTCGCTTTCACACTTTGTtgcttagttttataa